One Nonomuraea angiospora DNA segment encodes these proteins:
- a CDS encoding nucleotidyltransferase domain-containing protein, whose protein sequence is MKLPGWLPEIAGEQPYPLVFATVSGAHLYGFPSVDSDVDLRGVHVLPVEEVAGLRHGPQTLERMWTRDGVEVDLVTHDLAKFCRLLLGRNGYVLEQLLSPLVVTSSPVHEELVALAPGCLTRHHAHHYLGFARTQWRLFTKRLELKPLLYTFRVLATGTHLMRTGELEADLTRLYAYGPAYLPDLVAAKAEAEHVRAPSTLGLEADVERMTAVLEQARDSSALPERATAEAALHDLVVRARVRGWSSLT, encoded by the coding sequence GTGAAGCTGCCCGGATGGCTGCCCGAGATCGCTGGAGAGCAGCCGTACCCGCTGGTGTTCGCGACGGTGAGCGGGGCGCACCTGTACGGGTTCCCCTCGGTGGACTCGGACGTGGACCTGCGCGGCGTGCACGTGCTGCCCGTGGAGGAGGTGGCGGGGCTGCGGCACGGGCCGCAGACGCTGGAGCGGATGTGGACGCGCGACGGCGTCGAGGTGGACCTGGTGACGCACGACCTGGCCAAGTTCTGCCGATTACTGCTGGGGCGCAACGGTTACGTGCTGGAGCAGCTGCTGTCGCCGCTGGTCGTGACGTCGTCGCCGGTGCACGAGGAGCTGGTGGCGCTGGCTCCGGGCTGCCTGACGCGGCACCACGCCCACCACTATCTGGGGTTCGCGCGGACGCAGTGGCGGCTGTTCACCAAGCGCCTGGAGCTGAAGCCGCTGCTCTACACCTTCCGCGTGCTGGCCACCGGGACGCACCTCATGCGCACCGGCGAGCTCGAGGCGGACCTGACGCGCCTGTACGCGTACGGGCCCGCGTACCTGCCGGATCTGGTCGCCGCCAAGGCGGAGGCCGAGCACGTGCGCGCCCCCTCCACGCTCGGCCTGGAGGCGGACGTGGAGCGGATGACGGCGGTGCTGGAGCAGGCGCGTGACTCCTCCGCGCTGCCTGAGCGGGCCACGGCCGAGGCGGCGCTGCACGACCTGGTGGTGCGGGCGCGGGTGCGCGGGTGGAGCTCCCTGACGTGA
- a CDS encoding CBS domain-containing protein yields MADTVAEVMTSHPAAVEADQPVSAAAALMRDRDTGAVIVNENGRIQGIITDRDIAVRVVAAEKSPQTPVREACSPYVEAIDPDTTIDQAVRIMRSHAVRRLPVLEDGRAVGIVSLGDLALERDPHSALADISAAEGNQ; encoded by the coding sequence ATGGCCGACACCGTGGCAGAGGTCATGACGTCCCACCCGGCGGCGGTCGAGGCCGACCAGCCGGTGTCCGCCGCGGCCGCGCTGATGCGCGACCGCGACACCGGTGCCGTGATCGTCAACGAGAACGGCCGGATCCAGGGCATCATCACCGACCGCGACATCGCCGTGCGCGTCGTCGCCGCCGAGAAGTCCCCCCAGACGCCGGTACGCGAGGCGTGCAGCCCGTACGTCGAGGCCATCGACCCCGACACCACCATCGACCAGGCGGTGCGGATCATGCGCTCGCACGCCGTCCGCCGCCTGCCGGTGCTGGAGGACGGCCGCGCGGTCGGCATCGTCAGCCTCGGCGACCTGGCCCTGGAGCGCGACCCGCACTCGGCCCTCGCCGACATTTCGGCCGCGGAGGGCAACCAGTAA
- a CDS encoding class I SAM-dependent methyltransferase, with translation MNAVYTHGHHESVLRSHRWRTAGNSAAYLLPHLKPHMKVLDVGSGPGTIAADLAGLVGHLTASEVTEEALELSRAEITARGLDNVDFAVADAHALDFPDDTFCVVHAHQVLQHVGDPVRALREMGRVTKPTGYVAARDSDYAAFAWYPLLPELEEWMALYQKLARANGGEPDAGRRLLSWARAAGFTDVTATSSTWCFATPEDRAWWGGMWADRILGSAMAEQALSSGAATEADLRRISQGWLKWARAEDGWISIVHGEIICRA, from the coding sequence ATGAACGCCGTTTACACGCATGGCCACCATGAGTCCGTGCTGCGCTCGCACCGCTGGCGCACCGCCGGTAACTCGGCCGCGTACCTGCTGCCCCACCTCAAGCCGCACATGAAGGTGCTGGACGTGGGCAGCGGCCCCGGCACGATCGCCGCCGACCTGGCGGGGCTGGTCGGCCACCTGACGGCGTCGGAGGTGACCGAGGAGGCGCTCGAGCTGTCCAGGGCCGAGATCACCGCCAGGGGGCTGGACAACGTCGACTTCGCCGTCGCGGACGCGCACGCCCTGGACTTCCCCGACGACACCTTCTGCGTGGTCCACGCGCACCAGGTGCTGCAGCACGTCGGCGACCCGGTGCGGGCGCTGCGGGAGATGGGCCGGGTGACCAAGCCGACCGGGTACGTGGCGGCGCGCGACAGCGACTACGCGGCGTTCGCCTGGTATCCGCTGCTGCCGGAGCTGGAGGAGTGGATGGCGCTGTACCAGAAGCTCGCGCGGGCCAACGGCGGCGAGCCGGACGCGGGGCGGCGGCTGCTGTCGTGGGCCAGGGCGGCGGGCTTCACCGACGTCACCGCCACCTCCTCGACGTGGTGCTTCGCCACCCCGGAGGACCGGGCGTGGTGGGGCGGGATGTGGGCGGACCGCATCCTGGGCTCCGCCATGGCCGAGCAGGCCCTGTCGAGCGGCGCGGCCACGGAGGCCGACCTGCGGCGGATCTCGCAGGGGTGGCTGAAGTGGGCGCGGGCCGAGGACGGCTGGATCTCCATCGTCCACGGCGAGATCATCTGCCGCGCCTGA
- a CDS encoding helix-turn-helix domain-containing protein produces MEGEGVLSSGLSMAELGLRIRTERRARGLTVERLAALSGISRSMVSEVERGAKTPTVLVLDRLATALGTSIARLLDEPAHSAMRVLRHAEQRVLRDPSGWERRVLSPVLGDVEFEFMRTSLGPGVDAGEFAPHAPGSREYLAVERGSLRLTINGRPYELAAGDSAYYPGDCRHAFANDGADDCVYYLAMELGGAGQHDPWKEPSDG; encoded by the coding sequence ATGGAAGGCGAAGGGGTCCTGTCGAGCGGCCTGTCGATGGCCGAGCTCGGGCTGCGGATCCGCACGGAGCGGCGGGCCCGCGGGCTGACCGTCGAGCGGCTGGCCGCGCTGAGCGGCATCAGCCGGAGCATGGTCTCGGAGGTCGAGCGCGGCGCCAAGACCCCGACGGTGCTGGTGCTCGACCGGCTGGCCACGGCGCTCGGCACGTCGATCGCCCGGCTGCTCGACGAGCCGGCGCACTCGGCGATGCGCGTGCTGCGCCATGCCGAGCAGCGGGTCCTGCGCGACCCGTCCGGCTGGGAGCGCCGCGTGCTGTCGCCGGTGCTGGGGGACGTGGAGTTCGAGTTCATGCGGACGTCCCTCGGGCCCGGGGTGGACGCGGGCGAGTTCGCGCCGCACGCGCCGGGGTCGCGGGAGTACCTCGCGGTCGAGCGCGGCAGCCTGCGGCTGACGATCAACGGCAGGCCGTACGAGCTGGCGGCCGGCGACTCGGCCTACTACCCGGGCGACTGCCGCCACGCCTTCGCCAACGACGGCGCCGACGACTGTGTCTATTACCTGGCGATGGAGCTGGGCGGCGCCGGACAGCACGACCCCTGGAAGGAACCCTCCGATGGCTGA
- a CDS encoding GNAT family N-acetyltransferase yields the protein MLFRTAVEDDLDRLLGCVVDESISWAHPDRLLSFLESGNYRYDRIWLAVADDGEILARAVWWGFPDGDRPLALDCVYVHPSVDDRVGLAAELLRRAHDAYGRAIEYHVFVTRGWREDPKAAAAIAWRWEAAGRAGLTEELERLRYEWTDGPVPEPSDRLVFRGEDDDEVFVEAFRRVAVGTLDFHTRQALVTMDPLEQAREDVRDNRSMPGDRSWWRLAYDKSGDLVGVALPSANAGGPVVGYLGVVPEHRGHGYVDDLLGEITRVHAERGVRTIMADTDSGNVPMARAFERAGYHNFAIRLVLSANPVNA from the coding sequence GTGCTTTTCCGAACCGCGGTCGAGGACGATCTAGACCGCCTGCTCGGCTGCGTCGTCGACGAGTCCATCAGCTGGGCGCATCCCGACCGCCTGCTCTCGTTCCTGGAGAGCGGCAACTACCGGTACGACCGCATCTGGCTCGCCGTCGCCGACGACGGGGAGATCCTGGCCCGCGCCGTCTGGTGGGGCTTCCCCGACGGCGACAGGCCGCTCGCGCTCGACTGCGTGTACGTCCATCCGTCGGTGGACGATCGCGTGGGGCTGGCCGCCGAGCTGCTGCGCCGCGCCCACGACGCGTACGGGCGGGCGATCGAGTACCACGTGTTCGTCACCCGCGGCTGGCGCGAGGACCCGAAGGCGGCGGCGGCCATCGCCTGGCGCTGGGAGGCGGCCGGCCGCGCCGGGCTGACCGAGGAGCTGGAACGGCTCCGGTACGAATGGACGGACGGGCCCGTCCCGGAGCCGTCGGACCGGCTCGTCTTCCGTGGGGAGGACGACGACGAGGTGTTCGTGGAGGCGTTCCGCCGGGTGGCCGTCGGGACGCTCGACTTCCACACCCGGCAGGCCCTGGTCACGATGGACCCCCTGGAGCAGGCGCGCGAGGACGTCCGCGACAACCGGTCCATGCCGGGCGATCGGTCGTGGTGGCGGCTGGCGTACGACAAGAGCGGGGACCTCGTCGGGGTCGCCCTGCCGTCGGCCAACGCCGGCGGGCCCGTGGTCGGCTACCTCGGCGTGGTGCCCGAGCACCGGGGCCACGGGTACGTGGACGACCTGCTCGGCGAGATCACCCGCGTCCACGCCGAGCGCGGGGTGCGGACGATCATGGCGGACACGGACTCCGGCAACGTGCCGATGGCCAGGGCGTTCGAACGCGCCGGCTATCACAACTTCGCCATCAGGCTCGTCCTGTCGGCGAATCCCGTGAACGCGTGA
- the def gene encoding peptide deformylase, whose product MGEVRPIVHVGDPVLHHPCEPVTRFDDTLAALVEDMFASMYAAEGVGLAANQIGVALRVFVYDCPDADGEHHKGVVVNPTLELPEVGERHLDADDEGCLSVPGQYAPLPRPDKAAVRGFDAAGEPVRVEGTGLLARCLQHETDHLDGYLYIDRLPAKRRKRVLAAYEESRSAIADKAPL is encoded by the coding sequence GTGGGAGAGGTCCGGCCGATCGTGCACGTCGGAGATCCGGTGCTGCACCACCCGTGCGAGCCGGTCACCCGGTTCGACGACACACTGGCGGCGCTGGTGGAGGACATGTTCGCGAGCATGTACGCGGCGGAGGGCGTGGGCCTGGCCGCCAACCAGATCGGCGTGGCCCTGCGCGTGTTCGTCTACGACTGCCCGGACGCGGACGGGGAGCACCACAAGGGCGTCGTCGTCAACCCCACCCTGGAGCTCCCCGAGGTGGGCGAGCGCCATCTCGACGCGGACGACGAGGGCTGCCTGTCGGTGCCCGGCCAGTACGCGCCGCTCCCCCGCCCCGACAAGGCCGCCGTGCGCGGGTTCGACGCCGCCGGGGAGCCGGTCAGGGTCGAGGGCACGGGCCTGCTGGCCCGCTGCCTCCAGCACGAGACCGACCACCTCGACGGTTACCTGTACATCGACCGCCTCCCCGCCAAGCGCCGCAAGCGGGTGCTGGCCGCCTACGAGGAGAGCCGCTCCGCTATCGCGGACAAAGCACCGCTATAG
- a CDS encoding pyridoxal phosphate-dependent decarboxylase family protein, whose translation MADLDPTDLAAAARIAAEHLAGLGERPVWRPVPEAERAWLGGQELPERGRPLGELLEDARTRVLPYPMGNGHPRFFGWVNSPPNPAGVLVEPLAAALNPSCAGGDHAGPHLERAVVRWLAELAGFPHPPGGGLLTSGASMATVICLATARQRTALADGWDAREEGLSGRPPMVMYVTEEGHSCLHKAAQLLGLGARQVRVVPVDGAYRMDVDALRAMVEQDLRAGLRPFCVAGSAGTVNSGAVDPLGEIADVAAEHGLWFHVDGAYGALGVLADGAAPHYAGLERADSLALDPHKWLGVPVGCGCALLRDPGAARAAFSLVPSYLIDDNADDLGWFAEYGPEQTRPFRALKTWATLSHLGRSGVERLVNHTTGLARTLAAMVEEAGDFELLAPVTTSITAFRYRPRPDGLDALNRAIPGAVQARGNAFITGTRLGGRDALRACFLHPDTTEGDLAVLLEEIRLAAKTL comes from the coding sequence ATGGCTGATCTCGACCCCACCGACCTGGCCGCGGCCGCGCGGATCGCCGCCGAGCACCTGGCGGGCCTCGGCGAGCGGCCCGTGTGGCGGCCCGTGCCGGAGGCCGAGCGGGCCTGGCTGGGCGGCCAGGAGCTGCCCGAGCGCGGGCGGCCCCTCGGCGAGCTGCTGGAGGACGCCCGTACGCGGGTGCTGCCGTACCCCATGGGCAACGGCCACCCCCGCTTCTTCGGCTGGGTGAACTCCCCGCCCAACCCCGCGGGCGTGCTCGTCGAGCCGCTGGCCGCCGCACTCAACCCGAGCTGCGCCGGCGGCGACCACGCGGGCCCGCACCTGGAGCGCGCGGTGGTGCGATGGCTGGCCGAGCTGGCCGGGTTCCCGCACCCGCCGGGCGGCGGGCTGCTGACCAGCGGCGCCTCCATGGCCACCGTGATCTGCCTGGCCACCGCCCGGCAGCGGACCGCGCTCGCCGACGGCTGGGACGCCCGCGAGGAGGGCCTGTCCGGGCGGCCGCCCATGGTCATGTACGTCACCGAGGAGGGCCACAGCTGCCTGCACAAGGCCGCCCAGCTCCTCGGTCTCGGAGCGCGGCAGGTCCGCGTGGTCCCGGTGGACGGCGCGTACCGGATGGACGTGGACGCGCTCCGCGCCATGGTCGAGCAGGACCTGCGGGCGGGCCTGCGGCCGTTCTGCGTGGCGGGCAGCGCGGGCACCGTCAACTCCGGCGCGGTGGACCCGCTCGGCGAGATCGCCGACGTGGCCGCCGAGCACGGGCTCTGGTTCCACGTGGACGGCGCGTACGGCGCGCTCGGCGTCCTGGCCGACGGCGCCGCGCCGCACTACGCGGGCCTGGAGCGGGCCGACTCGCTGGCCCTCGACCCGCACAAGTGGCTCGGCGTCCCGGTGGGCTGCGGCTGCGCCCTGCTGCGCGACCCGGGGGCGGCGCGGGCCGCGTTCAGCCTGGTGCCGTCGTACCTGATCGACGACAACGCGGATGATCTGGGATGGTTCGCCGAGTACGGGCCCGAGCAGACCCGCCCGTTCCGCGCGCTGAAGACCTGGGCCACGCTGTCGCACCTGGGCCGTTCCGGCGTCGAGCGCCTGGTGAACCACACGACCGGGCTGGCCCGCACGCTCGCCGCCATGGTCGAGGAGGCCGGCGACTTCGAGCTGCTGGCGCCCGTCACCACCTCGATCACCGCCTTCCGGTACCGGCCCCGCCCCGACGGGCTGGACGCCCTCAACCGGGCGATCCCGGGCGCGGTGCAGGCGCGCGGGAACGCGTTCATCACCGGTACCCGGCTGGGCGGCCGCGACGCGCTGCGCGCCTGCTTCCTGCACCCGGACACCACCGAGGGGGACCTGGCCGTCCTGCTGGAGGAGATCCGCCTGGCGGCCAAGACGCTCTGA
- a CDS encoding arylamine N-acetyltransferase family protein has protein sequence MTWDIDKLDLEAYLARIGHDGPLAPTYETLRALHLAHVRSIPFENLDAVLGRGIAIDLGSIQDKLVTGGRGGYCHEQNLLFAAALERLGFALTRHLARIRLGRGHLPRSHATLTVEADGRTWLADVGFGGEGLVVPIAFEDGATARSGPWEWRLGRDGDFRVLHAGPAELYAFRPDEPHYPSDFEVANFYVANSPRSPFVHHVLVQRTTADARVRGEDLAAGPAVGTAAELAEELRERFGIEITEEDARELLPRLRAGRAD, from the coding sequence ATGACATGGGACATCGACAAGCTCGATCTCGAGGCGTACCTGGCCAGGATCGGACACGACGGCCCGCTCGCGCCGACCTATGAGACGCTGCGCGCGCTGCACCTGGCGCACGTGCGCTCCATCCCCTTCGAGAACCTCGACGCGGTCCTCGGCCGGGGCATCGCCATCGACCTGGGCAGCATCCAGGACAAACTCGTCACGGGCGGGCGCGGCGGATACTGCCACGAGCAGAACCTGCTGTTCGCCGCCGCGCTCGAACGCCTCGGCTTCGCCCTGACCCGGCACCTGGCCAGGATCCGGCTGGGCCGCGGCCACCTGCCGCGCTCGCACGCCACGCTCACCGTCGAGGCGGACGGCCGCACGTGGCTGGCCGACGTAGGTTTCGGCGGGGAGGGGCTGGTGGTGCCGATCGCCTTCGAGGACGGGGCGACGGCGCGCTCCGGCCCGTGGGAGTGGCGGCTGGGCCGGGACGGCGACTTCCGGGTGCTGCACGCGGGCCCGGCCGAGCTGTACGCGTTCCGCCCGGACGAGCCGCACTATCCCAGCGACTTCGAGGTGGCCAACTTCTACGTCGCCAACAGCCCCCGCTCGCCGTTCGTCCACCACGTGCTGGTCCAGCGCACCACGGCCGACGCCCGCGTCCGCGGCGAGGACCTGGCGGCGGGCCCGGCGGTGGGGACGGCCGCGGAGCTGGCCGAGGAGCTGCGCGAACGCTTCGGGATCGAGATCACCGAGGAGGACGCCCGCGAGCTGCTGCCCAGGCTCCGGGCCGGCCGCGCCGATTGA
- a CDS encoding ATP-binding protein — MTSAGGEPVSRTDALEVVGGEPAGRTNGLGVVGGELVGRTDALEVVSGVLAAGSGCVVVEGPAGIGKSRLLEEAAGRARARGTAVALGRATELDRVAPLSTLLRPLAADGGPLGTGFGGGGFRSIERVGEAVERFTRSRPLAIVLDDVQWADELTCLALRQLVPGLAGSPVVWLLGRRPLPRQEAVDRLIEEGARRVPLPPLGPEEAAELGARLLGAAPGPSVLELVRGSGGNPFLLEEVLTGLRAEGRISVRGGVAEVVAGGANQVAGAAGGAAGGADPVGGPAGGPAGGPAGGGVGGGVELPAGFVAAVERRLRDLSDGARRLLEAASVLRRPFSVHEAAGVLGVPAGALFERVEEAVGAGALVGEGDRLAFRHDLIREAVYGGLGAPIRTALHREAASVLRAEGRPPAELAEHLRHGARRGDAAAIRELRAAAEEMTATAPSAAADLMLRALELAHPGDVGRSTAPLVAGAVRLLASAGRLGEARELADRLGVPLSAAEEAGVALGLAEALKHIGDDRGVIRRTGRVLGRPGVPGRERARLLAVRAHALMMTGEIDAAEEAAAGAVAEGEVFAEVVGSQARSTVALFRGDLDGALRHAERSVELADAAGGEAAHRHPRLWLGAAMVALDRFEEAEGLYAVVEREAGRLGTAWALPLLHRFRAELLLAWGRLDDAAAEAEAGLRVAGQLSAMALAPALLGVLGHVALLRDETEAARAYLDRGRELAGRRGQAGSGAAGNGPGLVSEELRWRRRLLDEATGASRGSPSYGGALAYLIVQEPWTAARWRGDPRVVACARDLARRNPGVTSLAAGLAHAEGRLEEAVELYRSAPRPLGLAAALAEAGQREEAVEVYRSCGAAAGRARPEATGRGWTALTASELRVVRLVAQGMTNREAAAALFLSPHTVDSHLRHAFAKLGVNSRVELTRQVLAHEPGQ; from the coding sequence GTGACGTCGGCAGGCGGGGAGCCGGTGAGCAGGACGGACGCGCTCGAGGTCGTCGGCGGCGAGCCGGCGGGCAGGACGAACGGGCTCGGGGTCGTCGGCGGCGAGCTGGTGGGCAGGACGGACGCGCTTGAGGTCGTGAGCGGGGTCCTGGCGGCGGGGTCGGGGTGCGTCGTGGTGGAGGGGCCGGCGGGCATCGGCAAGAGCCGCCTGCTGGAGGAGGCCGCGGGGCGGGCGCGGGCGCGCGGGACGGCGGTGGCGCTCGGCCGCGCCACCGAGCTGGACCGGGTGGCTCCCCTGTCCACCCTCCTGCGCCCGCTCGCCGCAGACGGCGGGCCGCTGGGCACGGGGTTCGGGGGTGGCGGGTTCCGGTCGATCGAGCGGGTCGGCGAGGCGGTCGAGCGCTTCACGCGCTCCCGGCCGCTGGCGATCGTCCTCGACGACGTGCAATGGGCGGACGAGCTGACCTGCCTGGCGCTGCGGCAGCTCGTACCGGGGCTGGCCGGGTCCCCCGTGGTGTGGCTGCTGGGGCGGCGGCCGCTGCCCCGGCAGGAGGCGGTCGACCGGCTGATCGAGGAGGGCGCCCGGCGCGTGCCGCTGCCTCCGCTCGGTCCGGAGGAGGCGGCCGAGCTGGGCGCGCGCCTGCTCGGCGCCGCGCCCGGCCCGTCGGTGCTGGAGCTGGTGCGCGGCAGCGGCGGCAACCCGTTCCTGCTGGAGGAGGTGCTGACGGGGCTGCGCGCCGAGGGCCGGATCTCGGTGCGCGGCGGCGTGGCCGAGGTCGTGGCGGGCGGCGCGAACCAGGTCGCGGGCGCGGCGGGCGGCGCGGCGGGCGGCGCGGACCCGGTCGGGGGCCCGGCAGGTGGCCCGGCAGGTGGCCCAGCAGGTGGCGGGGTGGGTGGCGGGGTGGAGCTGCCCGCCGGGTTCGTGGCGGCGGTGGAGAGGCGGCTGCGCGACCTGTCCGACGGGGCGCGGCGGCTGCTGGAGGCGGCCTCCGTGCTGCGGCGGCCGTTCTCGGTGCACGAGGCGGCGGGGGTGCTGGGGGTGCCGGCGGGAGCGCTGTTCGAACGCGTGGAGGAGGCCGTGGGGGCGGGCGCGCTCGTCGGTGAGGGTGATCGGCTGGCGTTCCGGCACGACCTCATCCGGGAGGCCGTCTACGGCGGGCTCGGCGCGCCCATCAGGACGGCGCTGCACCGGGAGGCGGCGTCCGTGCTGCGGGCCGAGGGCCGGCCGCCGGCCGAGCTGGCCGAGCACCTGAGGCACGGCGCGCGCCGGGGGGACGCGGCGGCGATCCGGGAGCTGCGGGCGGCCGCCGAGGAGATGACGGCCACCGCTCCCTCGGCCGCCGCCGACCTGATGCTGCGCGCCCTCGAACTGGCCCATCCCGGCGACGTCGGGCGGAGCACCGCGCCGCTGGTGGCCGGGGCCGTGCGGTTGCTGGCTTCGGCGGGGCGGCTGGGTGAGGCGCGGGAGCTGGCCGACCGCCTCGGCGTGCCGCTCTCGGCGGCCGAGGAGGCGGGGGTCGCGCTCGGGCTGGCCGAGGCGCTCAAGCACATCGGCGACGACCGGGGCGTCATCCGGCGGACCGGCCGGGTGCTGGGCCGGCCGGGCGTGCCGGGTCGGGAGCGGGCGCGGCTGCTGGCCGTACGGGCCCACGCGCTGATGATGACCGGCGAGATCGACGCGGCCGAGGAGGCGGCGGCTGGCGCGGTCGCGGAGGGCGAGGTGTTCGCCGAGGTGGTGGGGTCGCAGGCGCGGTCCACCGTGGCGCTGTTCAGGGGCGACCTCGACGGCGCGCTGCGGCACGCCGAACGGTCGGTGGAGCTGGCCGACGCGGCGGGCGGCGAGGCGGCCCACCGGCATCCGCGGTTGTGGCTGGGCGCGGCGATGGTGGCGCTGGACCGGTTCGAGGAGGCCGAGGGCCTGTACGCGGTGGTCGAACGGGAGGCCGGGCGGCTGGGCACCGCGTGGGCGCTGCCGCTGCTGCACCGCTTCAGGGCCGAGCTGCTGCTGGCCTGGGGGCGGCTCGACGACGCGGCGGCCGAGGCCGAGGCGGGGCTGCGGGTGGCCGGGCAGCTCTCGGCGATGGCGCTGGCCCCGGCGCTGCTCGGCGTGCTCGGCCACGTGGCGCTCCTGCGGGACGAGACGGAGGCGGCGCGAGCGTATCTGGACCGGGGCCGCGAGCTGGCCGGCCGCCGTGGGCAGGCCGGCAGCGGGGCGGCCGGGAATGGGCCCGGGCTGGTGTCCGAGGAGCTGCGGTGGCGGCGCCGGCTCCTCGACGAGGCGACGGGCGCCTCCCGTGGCAGCCCGTCGTACGGCGGGGCGCTGGCGTACTTGATCGTGCAGGAGCCGTGGACGGCGGCGCGGTGGCGGGGCGATCCGCGCGTGGTCGCGTGCGCGCGGGATCTCGCCCGCCGCAACCCCGGCGTCACATCCCTGGCGGCCGGGCTCGCGCACGCGGAGGGCAGGCTGGAGGAGGCCGTCGAGCTGTACCGGAGCGCCCCGCGACCGCTCGGGCTGGCGGCGGCCCTGGCGGAGGCGGGGCAGCGGGAGGAGGCCGTCGAGGTCTACCGGTCGTGCGGGGCCGCGGCGGGCAGGGCGCGGCCGGAGGCGACAGGGCGCGGATGGACGGCGCTGACGGCCTCCGAGCTGCGCGTCGTCCGGCTCGTCGCCCAGGGGATGACGAACCGGGAGGCGGCGGCCGCCCTGTTCCTGTCGCCGCACACGGTCGACAGCCACCTGCGCCACGCGTTCGCCAAGCTGGGGGTGAACAGCCGGGTGGAGCTGACCAGGCAGGTGCTGGCGCACGAGCCCGGCCAGTGA
- a CDS encoding MmcQ/YjbR family DNA-binding protein: protein MFTVDDVRQFARTLPRSSEHLIRDRVKFRVGKIVYVAFSRDETLMGFGFPKEERAALVAAEPDRFVLPRESDLRFNWVVARVDALDPAEMRELVLEAWRMCVPKKVRLEQQAQALHGR from the coding sequence GTGTTCACAGTCGACGATGTACGGCAGTTCGCCCGCACGCTCCCCCGCTCGTCGGAGCACCTCATCCGGGACCGGGTCAAGTTCCGCGTAGGCAAGATCGTCTATGTGGCGTTCTCGCGCGACGAGACGCTGATGGGCTTCGGGTTCCCCAAGGAGGAGCGCGCCGCGCTGGTGGCGGCCGAGCCGGACAGGTTCGTCCTGCCGCGGGAGTCCGACCTGCGCTTCAACTGGGTGGTGGCGCGCGTGGACGCCCTCGACCCGGCCGAGATGCGGGAGCTGGTCCTGGAGGCGTGGCGGATGTGCGTGCCGAAGAAGGTGCGCCTGGAACAGCAGGCCCAGGCCCTCCACGGGCGCTAG